From Burkholderia savannae, a single genomic window includes:
- a CDS encoding ABC transporter ATP-binding protein, which produces MPIVRVENVSKTYLLDSVKVTGLAGVSIDIDANRFTVLSGPSGSGKTTLLNMIGCIDRPDAGRVSVAGQDTATLSDDALSDFRARQVGHVFQSFNLLPVLSAYENVEYPLLMARTPARERAERVAYLLDAVGLSGKGAHRPSQLSGGQRQRVAIARALAAGPSLVLADEPTANLDSVTGQAIIALMHKMQRESGVSFIVSSHDPQVLDAADDVVQIRDGRIVDRRRVAQEAQS; this is translated from the coding sequence ATGCCGATCGTGCGCGTCGAGAACGTCAGCAAGACCTACTTGCTCGACAGCGTGAAAGTGACCGGCCTCGCCGGCGTGTCGATCGACATCGACGCGAATCGCTTCACCGTGCTGAGCGGCCCGTCCGGCAGCGGCAAGACGACGCTGCTCAACATGATCGGCTGCATCGACCGGCCGGACGCGGGGCGCGTGAGCGTGGCGGGGCAGGACACCGCGACGTTGTCCGACGATGCGCTGTCGGATTTCCGCGCGAGACAGGTGGGCCACGTGTTCCAGTCGTTCAACCTGCTGCCGGTGCTGTCCGCGTACGAGAACGTCGAATATCCGCTGCTGATGGCGCGCACGCCTGCACGCGAGCGCGCGGAGCGCGTCGCGTATCTGCTCGATGCCGTCGGCTTGAGCGGCAAGGGCGCGCACCGGCCGAGCCAGCTGTCGGGCGGCCAGCGGCAGCGCGTCGCGATCGCGCGCGCGCTCGCGGCGGGGCCGTCGCTCGTGCTCGCCGACGAGCCGACCGCGAACCTCGACAGCGTCACGGGCCAGGCGATCATCGCGTTGATGCACAAGATGCAGCGCGAGAGCGGCGTGTCGTTCATCGTGTCGTCGCACGATCCGCAGGTGCTGGATGCGGCCGACGACGTCGTGCAAATTCGCGACGGGCGCATCGTCGATCGCCGCCGCGTCGCGCAGGAGGCGCAGAGCTGA